One genomic segment of Clostridium saccharoperbutylacetonicum N1-4(HMT) includes these proteins:
- a CDS encoding class I SAM-dependent methyltransferase: MKIIQRDRCIVTEKKDLEHLYTFENFPIHMGVTDNSEYEDVKCDMIFMISKSSGMIQLKNLIPLDFLYTEEHYNSIGQMWEKHHKEFAEFIRKFNPKAVFEIGGARGILEKFYNENSEVFTPWTILEPVPNPIEGCRAHFVKNFFDKNYNLEEHSFDVLVHSHLLEHIYDPDEFIFNISSCLNDGKIMCFSVPNLKEILKRKYTNVLNFEHTYFLTKDYIEYLCNKHRLKLIEYQYFEEDHSIFFACIKDNCIKPIRLRKELYIENKLLYKQYITEHESIVSNYNKIIDETDRPIYIFGAHVFTQYIISFGLNIEKIVCILDNDSQKQGRRLSGTNLKVNSPIILKDVKESPIVILRAGVHSREIKRDILENINPNTVFLE; encoded by the coding sequence GTGAAAATAATACAAAGAGATAGATGTATAGTTACAGAGAAGAAAGATTTAGAGCATTTATATACGTTTGAAAATTTCCCAATTCATATGGGGGTTACAGATAATTCTGAGTATGAAGATGTTAAATGTGATATGATTTTTATGATTAGTAAAAGCAGTGGTATGATACAATTAAAAAATTTAATACCACTAGATTTTTTATATACGGAAGAGCATTATAATTCTATAGGACAAATGTGGGAGAAACATCACAAAGAGTTTGCTGAATTTATAAGAAAGTTTAATCCTAAAGCTGTTTTTGAAATAGGAGGGGCAAGGGGGATATTAGAAAAGTTCTATAATGAAAACTCAGAAGTTTTTACTCCTTGGACAATATTAGAACCAGTGCCTAACCCTATTGAAGGATGTAGAGCGCATTTTGTGAAGAATTTCTTCGATAAAAATTATAATTTAGAGGAACACTCATTTGATGTTTTAGTTCATTCACATTTGCTTGAACATATTTATGATCCAGATGAATTTATATTTAATATATCATCATGCTTGAATGATGGAAAGATTATGTGTTTTTCAGTTCCTAATTTGAAAGAAATTTTAAAAAGAAAATATACCAATGTATTAAACTTTGAACATACATATTTTTTAACGAAAGATTATATAGAATATTTATGTAATAAACATAGATTAAAATTGATTGAGTATCAATACTTTGAAGAAGATCATAGTATTTTTTTTGCATGTATAAAAGATAATTGTATAAAACCAATTAGATTAAGAAAAGAATTATATATTGAAAACAAATTACTTTATAAGCAGTATATTACCGAACATGAAAGTATTGTTTCTAATTATAATAAAATTATAGATGAAACTGATAGACCTATATATATTTTTGGGGCACATGTGTTTACACAATATATTATAAGTTTTGGACTAAACATAGAGAAAATTGTATGCATTTTAGATAATGATAGTCAAAAGCAAGGTAGAAGATTATCAGGAACAAATCTTAAGGTTAATTCTCCTATTATTCTTAAAGATGTAAAAGAGTCCCCAATTGTGATTTTAAGGGCAGGTGTACATTCAAGAGAAATAAAGAGAGATATATTAGAAAATATTAATCCAAATACAGTTTTCTTGGAGTAA
- a CDS encoding class I SAM-dependent methyltransferase codes for MEIIERSKCVITGEKDLEYLYTFKDFPVYMGVTENCKDKDLKCDMTFMISKSSGMIQMKSLIALDDLYSENHNNSVGTVWMKHHNEFADFIKKFQPKNVLEIGGATGILAKVYMDKNNIKWSIIEPNPIPVEGCKAEFIKDFFNEKYILLDEYDSIVHSHVLEHMYEPDIFIKNLSDCLGEGKKMFFSIPNMMEMLKRKYTNTLNFEHTFFATEQYIEYLLAKFRFEILNKEYFMDDGSIFYAVEKRGNVDIKELDKNLYSVNKGIFIDYINYHRNMITKFNEKMKESNMKVYLFGAHIFTQYLIEFGLDTSKIISILDNDVHKQGKRLSGTELYVESPKILKDEEAAIVILKVGIYNSEIKKDILENINSNIEFLE; via the coding sequence GTGGAAATTATAGAAAGAAGTAAGTGTGTAATCACAGGTGAAAAAGACTTAGAATATTTATATACATTTAAGGATTTTCCAGTATATATGGGAGTTACTGAAAATTGTAAAGATAAGGATTTAAAATGTGATATGACATTTATGATTAGTAAAAGTAGTGGCATGATACAGATGAAAAGTTTAATTGCCCTTGATGATTTGTATAGTGAAAATCATAATAATTCAGTAGGTACTGTATGGATGAAACATCATAATGAATTTGCTGATTTTATAAAAAAATTCCAACCTAAAAATGTATTGGAAATTGGTGGGGCAACTGGTATATTAGCAAAAGTTTATATGGATAAAAATAATATAAAGTGGTCAATTATAGAGCCTAACCCAATTCCAGTAGAAGGTTGTAAAGCAGAATTTATAAAAGATTTTTTTAATGAAAAGTATATTTTATTGGATGAATATGATTCAATAGTGCATTCTCATGTGTTAGAACATATGTACGAACCTGATATCTTTATTAAGAATTTAAGTGATTGCTTGGGAGAAGGTAAGAAAATGTTCTTTTCAATACCTAACATGATGGAAATGTTAAAAAGAAAATATACAAATACACTGAATTTTGAGCATACATTTTTTGCTACTGAACAATATATAGAATATTTGTTAGCTAAGTTTAGGTTTGAAATTTTAAATAAAGAATATTTTATGGATGATGGAAGTATTTTTTATGCTGTGGAAAAGCGTGGTAATGTAGATATAAAGGAACTTGATAAAAATTTGTATTCAGTGAATAAAGGGATTTTTATTGATTATATTAATTATCATAGAAATATGATTACCAAGTTTAACGAAAAAATGAAAGAAAGTAATATGAAAGTGTATTTATTTGGCGCTCATATATTTACACAGTATCTAATAGAATTTGGATTAGATACATCTAAAATTATTTCTATACTGGACAATGATGTTCATAAGCAAGGGAAAAGGCTATCGGGAACTGAATTGTATGTAGAATCACCCAAAATACTAAAGGATGAAGAAGCAGCTATAGTAATTTTAAAAGTTGGAATATATAATAGTGAAATAAAAAAGGATATATTAGAAAATATTAATTCTAATATAGAATTTTTAGAATAA
- a CDS encoding phosphotransferase — protein MKNRVFIPVAGTGSRLGGMTKYLNKSLISVSNKPAISNIIDNFSNDTEFVFALGYKGEIVKEFLKLAYPKRKFYFGYVDLFEGEGSGLGLSMLSCKQFLQQPFIFCSCDTLVDGEIPQVDRNWIGFSERKDLSSYRTVSINDNKVENINEKGMAKEGDKPYIGLAGIYDYKSFWDSMENGHSDAINEGEVYGLKVLMKNNDIYANFFEWYDTGTAEELNKTREHYKVENAPNILEKANETIWFLNDSVIKFSDDTKFISDRVLRTKELDGFIPKITGFDNHMYSYEYAKGEVMSKVVTLPIFEKLLEDSLKFWENKNLSMETRSGFKESCMKFYKDKTIERVELFYKNFNKSDGVEKINDIVMPTLKEMLDNLDWNWISDGLPGRFHGDFHFENILYSQEDDKFTFLDWRQNFGGSLTVGDIYYDFAKMLHGLIICHELIAKDLYGVEWKEDSIRFDFNRKQILVQCEKSFEKWIISNGYDIKKVKVLTALVYLNIAALHHHPYGLLLYALGKSMLFENL, from the coding sequence ATGAAAAATAGAGTATTTATTCCAGTTGCGGGAACAGGCTCTAGACTTGGTGGAATGACAAAATATTTAAATAAATCTCTTATAAGTGTTTCTAATAAACCTGCAATATCAAATATAATAGATAATTTCTCTAATGATACAGAGTTTGTTTTTGCATTAGGGTATAAAGGAGAAATAGTTAAAGAATTTTTAAAATTAGCATATCCAAAAAGGAAATTTTATTTTGGATATGTAGATTTATTTGAAGGTGAAGGATCCGGATTAGGACTAAGCATGCTATCGTGTAAACAGTTTTTGCAACAACCCTTTATATTTTGTTCTTGTGATACACTAGTTGATGGAGAAATTCCACAAGTTGATAGAAATTGGATAGGGTTTAGTGAGCGTAAGGACTTATCTAGTTATAGAACAGTAAGTATTAATGATAATAAAGTTGAAAATATAAATGAAAAGGGGATGGCAAAAGAAGGTGATAAACCATATATAGGACTTGCTGGTATTTATGATTATAAGTCATTTTGGGATAGTATGGAAAATGGCCATTCTGATGCAATTAATGAGGGAGAAGTATATGGTTTAAAAGTTCTTATGAAAAATAATGATATATATGCGAACTTTTTTGAATGGTATGATACTGGTACAGCTGAAGAATTAAATAAAACACGAGAACATTACAAGGTTGAAAATGCACCTAACATATTGGAAAAGGCAAACGAGACTATTTGGTTTTTAAATGATAGCGTTATTAAATTCTCAGATGATACTAAGTTTATTTCTGATAGAGTTTTAAGAACAAAAGAACTTGATGGATTTATCCCTAAAATTACTGGATTTGATAATCACATGTATAGTTATGAATATGCAAAAGGTGAAGTGATGTCAAAAGTTGTAACTTTACCTATATTCGAAAAGCTATTAGAAGATTCTCTTAAGTTTTGGGAAAATAAGAATTTATCGATGGAGACTAGAAGTGGATTTAAAGAAAGCTGTATGAAATTCTATAAAGATAAAACAATTGAGCGAGTAGAATTATTTTATAAAAATTTTAATAAGAGTGATGGAGTAGAGAAAATCAACGATATAGTTATGCCAACTCTTAAAGAAATGCTGGATAATTTAGATTGGAATTGGATATCAGATGGTTTACCAGGGCGTTTTCATGGAGATTTTCACTTTGAAAACATACTTTATTCACAAGAAGACGATAAATTTACATTTTTAGATTGGAGACAAAACTTTGGTGGTTCATTAACTGTTGGAGATATATATTATGATTTTGCAAAGATGCTACATGGATTAATTATTTGTCATGAGCTTATAGCAAAAGATTTATATGGGGTTGAATGGAAGGAAGATAGTATTAGATTTGATTTTAATAGAAAACAAATCTTAGTACAATGTGAAAAAAGCTTTGAGAAATGGATAATTAGTAATGGATACGATATAAAAAAGGTTAAAGTGTTAACAGCTTTAGTATATTTAAATATTGCTGCATTACATCATCATCCATATGGGTTGCTATTATATGCTCTTGGAAAATCAATGTTATTTGAAAATTTATAG
- a CDS encoding cupin domain-containing protein, with protein sequence MTKIIEKPWGSEEIIEINEIYMFKKLLMKKGHRCSLQYHEHKKETIYVLSGELRILYGEDRDNLESKIYMKGESITIEPMMVHRMEAVSDSEYFEASTPEIDDVIRLSDDYERSK encoded by the coding sequence ATGACTAAAATTATTGAAAAACCTTGGGGTAGTGAAGAAATTATTGAAATAAATGAGATTTATATGTTTAAAAAGTTATTAATGAAAAAAGGACATAGATGTAGTTTACAGTATCATGAACATAAAAAGGAAACAATATATGTACTAAGTGGAGAGTTACGTATCCTTTATGGAGAAGATAGAGATAATTTGGAAAGTAAAATATATATGAAGGGAGAATCTATTACGATAGAACCTATGATGGTACATAGAATGGAAGCTGTAAGTGATAGTGAATATTTTGAGGCTAGCACTCCTGAAATCGATGATGTTATTAGATTATCTGATGATTATGAAAGGAGTAAATAA